A section of the Acanthopagrus latus isolate v.2019 chromosome 20, fAcaLat1.1, whole genome shotgun sequence genome encodes:
- the ppp1cab gene encoding protein phosphatase 1, catalytic subunit, alpha isozyme b produces the protein MAEADKLNIDSIIQRLLEVKGSRPGKNVQLTENEIRGLCLKSREIFLSQPILLELEAPLKICGDVHGQYYDLLRLFEYGGFPPESNYLFLGDYVDRGKQSLETICLLLAYKIKYPENFFLLRGNHECASINRIYGFYDECKRRYNIKLWKTFTDCFNCLPVAAIVDEKIFCCHGGLSPDLQSMEQVRRVMRPTDVPDQGLLCDLLWADPDKDVLGWGENDRGVSFTFGADVVTKFLHKHDMDLICRAHQVVEDGYEFFAKRQLVTLFSAPNYCGEFDNAGAMMSVDETLMCSFQILKPADKKLFYGGGGGMGSGRPVTPPRKAKK, from the exons ATGGCTGAAGCCGACAAGTTGAACATCGACTCCATTATACAACGTCTGCTGGAAG TGAAAGGCTCCAGACCTGGCAAAAATGTTCAGCTGACAGAGAATGAAATCCGTGGTCTCTGCCTCAAATCCCGAGAGATCTTCCTCAGCCAGCCAATCCTGCTCGAACTTGAGGCGCCCCTCAAGATTTGTG GTGATGTGCATGGGCAGTACTATGATCTGCTGAGGCTGTTTGAATATGGGGGCTTTCCACCAGAGAGCAACTACCTGTTCCTGGGCGACTATGTAGACAGAGGCAAGCAGTCCCTGGAGACCATCTGCCTGTTGCTGGCTTACAAGATCAAATACCCAGAAAATTTCTTTCTGCTGAGAGGAAACCACGAGTGCGCCTCCATTAACAGAATATATGGCTTCTACGATGAGT GTAAGAGGCGATACAACATAAAGCTGTGGAAGACCTTCACTGACTGCTTCAACTGTTTGCCTGTTGCAGCCATTGTTGATGAGAAGATCTTCTGTTGCCATGGAG GCCTATCCCCAGACCTCCAGTCTATGGAGCAGGTCCGAAGGGTCATGCGCCCGACTGATGTGCCTGACCAGGGCCTCCTGTGTGACCTGCTGTGGGCTGACCCGGACAAAGATGTGCTGGGCTGGGGTGAGAACGACCGTGGCGTCTCCTTCACTTTTGGCGCTGATGTGGTCACAAAGTTCCTCCATAAACACGACATGGACCTAATTTGTCGGGCCCACCAG GTGGTTGAGGATGGATATGAGTTCTTTGCaaagaggcagctggtgacgcTGTTCTCGGCCCCAAACTACTGCGGTGAGTTCGACAATGCCGGAGCCATGATGAGCGTAGATGAAACCCTCATGTGCTCATTCCAG ATTCTCAAACCTGCAGACAAGAAGCTGTTCtatggtggtggaggaggcatGGGCTCTGGTCGCCCAGTCACTCCCCCAAGGAAAGCTAAGAAATGA